One stretch of Candidatus Binatia bacterium DNA includes these proteins:
- a CDS encoding enoyl-CoA hydratase — translation MVPRCEHLKLVEDGPVLWITIERPDCRNALSLQTWSELRDAVTWAGRQPLRVVVLSGSGHEAFVSGADIREFPAARANPEQAVEYDRVSHAALHALAQIEQPVVAMINGLCFGGGVALALACDLRIAASHARFCVPAVRLGLSYPLRTGIAPLVRTIGPTAAAEMLLCGRVLDADEAHRLGLLHRVVPASELANETRAYVARLLESAPLTLAAHKAAIRALLAELPADTRELEEKIRRCFASADYREGVDAFLEKRKPKFRGQ, via the coding sequence ATGGTTCCGCGCTGCGAGCATTTGAAACTCGTCGAAGACGGCCCTGTCCTATGGATAACGATCGAGCGGCCCGACTGTCGCAACGCGCTGAGTTTACAAACCTGGAGCGAGCTTCGGGACGCGGTAACCTGGGCTGGCCGGCAACCGTTGCGTGTCGTGGTACTGAGCGGCAGTGGCCACGAAGCCTTCGTCTCCGGCGCGGACATCCGCGAGTTTCCTGCGGCGCGCGCCAACCCGGAGCAAGCAGTGGAGTACGACCGCGTAAGCCACGCCGCGCTTCATGCCCTGGCGCAAATCGAACAGCCTGTGGTGGCCATGATCAATGGCCTCTGTTTTGGCGGGGGCGTGGCATTGGCGTTGGCTTGCGACTTGCGCATTGCCGCGAGCCACGCGCGCTTTTGCGTCCCCGCTGTTCGCTTGGGTTTGTCCTACCCGCTGCGAACAGGCATTGCCCCGCTCGTGCGCACGATCGGTCCCACGGCAGCCGCAGAAATGCTGCTGTGTGGCCGCGTGCTCGACGCCGATGAAGCCCATCGCCTCGGGCTCCTCCATCGCGTCGTGCCGGCTTCAGAGCTAGCAAACGAAACGCGGGCTTACGTCGCGCGCTTGCTCGAAAGTGCTCCGCTCACCTTGGCCGCACACAAAGCCGCGATTCGGGCATTGCTGGCCGAGCTGCCGGCGGACACCCGCGAGCTCGAAGAAAAAATTCGCCGCTGTTTCGCAAGCGCCGATTACCGCGAAGGCGTGGACGCGTTTCTGGAAAAACGCAAGCCCAAATTCCGTGGCCAGTGA
- the fabG-2 gene encoding beta-ketoacyl-ACP reductase, whose product MKLAGRKALITGAGSGLGRAIALCFAREGAAVAVNDIRREAAEHVANEVRSVGAEAMVLVADVSDSVEVRAMFEEVAARWQRLDVLVNNAGIANVDPVVQQRLVQAQMERLAGSAARTPLGITQNVTDMEWRRTLAVHLDGTFYCTREALRIMETQGSGKIVNMASVAGLGGLAGAAAYSAAKAGIIGLTKAVAREAIHAGVYVNAIAPGFIDTPLLADMAPELKRSIALQTPIGRFGTPEEVAALALYLASDDSSYTVGQVLSPNGGVYM is encoded by the coding sequence ATGAAGCTTGCCGGACGGAAAGCTCTGATCACGGGTGCCGGTTCGGGTCTCGGACGCGCCATTGCCCTGTGTTTCGCTCGCGAAGGCGCGGCCGTGGCCGTCAATGACATTCGGCGCGAGGCTGCCGAGCACGTCGCCAATGAAGTGCGCTCCGTGGGCGCCGAGGCGATGGTGCTCGTGGCAGACGTATCCGACTCGGTCGAAGTGCGGGCGATGTTCGAAGAGGTCGCTGCCCGCTGGCAGCGGCTCGATGTTCTCGTCAACAACGCCGGCATTGCCAACGTGGACCCGGTGGTGCAGCAGCGCCTCGTGCAGGCACAAATGGAGCGGCTCGCTGGGTCCGCCGCCCGCACCCCGCTCGGGATCACGCAAAACGTGACCGACATGGAGTGGCGCCGCACACTGGCGGTGCATCTCGACGGCACGTTTTACTGCACCCGCGAAGCGCTGCGCATCATGGAAACTCAGGGATCCGGCAAGATCGTCAACATGGCCTCTGTGGCCGGACTCGGCGGCTTGGCGGGCGCAGCCGCCTATTCTGCCGCTAAGGCAGGCATTATCGGCCTCACCAAGGCCGTGGCTCGGGAAGCGATCCACGCCGGCGTGTACGTGAATGCCATCGCTCCTGGGTTTATCGACACACCGCTCTTGGCCGATATGGCCCCCGAACTCAAGCGTTCGATTGCGCTGCAAACGCCCATTGGCCGGTTCGGGACCCCGGAGGAAGTGGCGGCACTGGCATTGTACTTGGCCAGCGACGACTCCAGCTACACCGTCGGGCAAGTTCTATCGCCCAATGGCGGCGTGTACATGTAA
- the coaE gene encoding dephospho-CoA kinase, with protein sequence MKVIGLTGGIGSGKSAAANILRELGAEVIDADKLAHESYAPGTAGWEAVVAEFGREIVGPKGEIDRKKLGAIVFADPEARRRLERIVHPLVTAEIRRRLDALRRRGHVRFAVLEAALLLEAGWHELVDQVWLVRTAPELVQERLQRDRAMSSADIEARQRAQFTDDARLPYAHVVIDNSGTLEDLRAQLAGALARDC encoded by the coding sequence ATGAAGGTCATTGGTCTCACCGGCGGGATCGGTAGCGGGAAGTCCGCGGCCGCCAACATTTTGCGAGAGCTCGGAGCCGAAGTCATTGATGCCGACAAGCTCGCCCACGAAAGCTACGCTCCGGGCACTGCCGGGTGGGAAGCAGTGGTTGCGGAATTCGGGCGTGAGATCGTGGGCCCTAAAGGAGAGATCGATCGTAAAAAGCTCGGCGCCATTGTGTTTGCCGACCCGGAAGCTCGGCGCCGCCTCGAACGCATCGTCCATCCTTTGGTGACTGCCGAAATTCGCCGGCGGCTCGACGCGTTGCGGCGCCGCGGTCACGTTCGATTTGCCGTGCTCGAGGCAGCACTCCTTCTGGAAGCAGGGTGGCACGAGCTGGTGGACCAGGTCTGGCTCGTGCGTACGGCACCCGAACTCGTGCAGGAGCGGCTGCAACGTGACCGGGCCATGAGTTCGGCGGACATCGAGGCGCGCCAGCGCGCCCAGTTCACGGACGATGCACGCCTCCCGTATGCGCACGTGGTAATCGACAACTCGGGCACACTCGAAGACCTGCGCGCTCAGCTTGCCGGCGCCTTGGCCCGCGATTGCTGA
- the hup1 gene encoding DNA-binding protein HU 1 translates to MTKSQLVQKLADAAGITKKQADAVLQTLVDVTVSTVKKGDPVKIPGLGTFRKVQTKARTGRNPQTGEPIKIPARKKVRFSVAKSFKESVLGAKPKK, encoded by the coding sequence ATGACCAAGTCGCAATTGGTGCAGAAGCTCGCGGATGCGGCGGGAATCACGAAAAAGCAAGCCGACGCTGTGTTGCAAACCCTGGTGGATGTAACGGTCAGTACGGTGAAAAAAGGGGACCCGGTGAAGATCCCTGGTCTCGGCACCTTCCGCAAGGTGCAAACCAAAGCCCGCACGGGGCGCAACCCGCAAACGGGAGAACCGATCAAAATTCCCGCACGAAAAAAGGTGCGGTTTTCGGTTGCCAAAAGCTTCAAAGAGTCCGTGCTGGGCGCCAAGCCGAAGAAGTAA
- a CDS encoding myo-inositol-1-phosphate synthase, with protein MEPGRPIRPAEGKLGIFLVGLGAVSSTFIAGVELIRRGLAQPIGSLTQMGTIRLGKRTERRVPRIRDFVPLAKLDDLEFVAWDIFPDNAYEAAKRAGVLADRHLEIVRDTLEAIQPLPGVFQQEFVKRLRGTHIKREPNKRALAERVKEDILEAFRARGLSRAVMIWCGSTESYLRPSSVHASLQAFEAGLEANAPDISPSMIYAYAALSCGIPFANGAPNLTVDIPAMVELAHAKNVPVCGKDFKTGQTLMKTILAPGLKARLLGLTGWFSTNILGNRDGEVLDEPSSFKTKEESKLSVLDVILRQDLYPDLYGNYVHQVHIHYYPPRGDNKEGWDNIDIFGWLGYPMQIKINFLCRDSILAAPLVLDLALFLDLAQRAGMRGIQEWLSFYFKSPQTAEGLYPEHDLFIQLMKLKNTLRYLRGEELITHLGLEYYD; from the coding sequence ATGGAGCCTGGACGACCCATCCGACCCGCTGAAGGAAAACTCGGCATTTTCCTCGTTGGGTTGGGAGCTGTCAGCAGTACGTTCATCGCCGGGGTCGAGCTGATTCGCCGCGGGCTGGCCCAGCCGATCGGTTCGCTCACTCAAATGGGCACTATTCGCCTCGGCAAGCGCACCGAACGGCGGGTACCTCGGATTCGCGATTTCGTGCCGTTGGCCAAGCTCGATGACTTGGAGTTTGTCGCGTGGGACATTTTTCCCGACAACGCCTACGAAGCCGCCAAGCGCGCCGGGGTGCTGGCCGATCGCCATCTGGAAATTGTTCGGGATACGCTGGAAGCCATCCAGCCACTGCCGGGCGTGTTCCAGCAAGAGTTCGTCAAGCGATTGCGTGGCACCCACATCAAGCGCGAGCCGAACAAGCGGGCGTTGGCCGAGCGGGTCAAGGAAGATATCCTCGAAGCGTTTCGCGCGCGCGGGCTCAGTCGCGCGGTCATGATTTGGTGCGGCAGCACGGAAAGCTACCTGCGGCCCAGCTCTGTTCACGCATCTTTACAGGCCTTCGAAGCCGGGCTCGAAGCCAACGCGCCGGACATTTCCCCGAGCATGATTTACGCTTACGCCGCACTGAGTTGCGGAATCCCGTTTGCCAACGGCGCTCCGAACCTCACCGTGGACATTCCCGCAATGGTGGAACTCGCGCACGCGAAGAACGTTCCCGTTTGCGGCAAGGATTTCAAAACCGGCCAAACCCTGATGAAAACCATTTTGGCGCCGGGCTTGAAGGCGCGCCTGCTCGGGCTGACGGGGTGGTTTTCCACCAACATTCTCGGCAATCGCGATGGCGAGGTGCTTGACGAACCATCGTCGTTCAAGACCAAGGAAGAGAGCAAGCTTTCCGTCCTCGATGTGATCTTGCGACAAGATCTCTACCCCGATTTGTACGGGAACTACGTGCACCAAGTACACATCCACTACTACCCGCCGCGGGGCGACAACAAAGAGGGTTGGGACAATATCGATATTTTCGGCTGGCTCGGTTACCCGATGCAAATCAAAATCAACTTTCTGTGCCGCGATTCGATCCTGGCTGCGCCGCTCGTGCTCGACTTGGCACTGTTCCTCGACTTGGCGCAGCGCGCTGGCATGCGCGGCATCCAAGAGTGGCTTTCGTTTTACTTCAAGAGCCCGCAAACTGCCGAGGGTTTGTACCCAGAGCACGACTTGTTCATTCAGCTCATGAAGCTCAAGAACACGCTGCGTTACCTGCGCGGCGAAGAACTGATCACGCATCTCGGACTGGAGTATTACGACTGA
- a CDS encoding F420-dependent NADP reductase, translated as MARIGLLGGTGPEGKGLALRFAAIGEEVRIGSRQKERAAEVAQKLAEKLKAAGAQSRVGAGENAEVAEWCEVAVLTFPYEGVDTLLPPLRRALAGKIVLDTINPMELRDGVFHLVPVPAGSAGERIQQLLPESKVVGCFKNSSAKELMDLTSTLHGDILLCGNFPEANAWVAGLVRRLAELRPVDAGVLANAHHLESITTLLMNLNRRYKALTSVQILGLPSVT; from the coding sequence ATGGCGCGCATTGGCTTACTGGGTGGCACTGGGCCGGAGGGGAAGGGTTTGGCGTTGCGTTTTGCCGCGATCGGCGAAGAGGTGCGGATCGGCTCGCGGCAAAAAGAACGCGCGGCCGAAGTGGCGCAAAAGCTGGCAGAGAAACTAAAGGCCGCGGGCGCCCAGTCCCGCGTGGGCGCCGGAGAAAACGCGGAAGTTGCCGAGTGGTGCGAGGTGGCCGTGTTGACGTTCCCTTACGAAGGCGTGGACACCTTGCTTCCGCCGCTGCGCAGGGCGCTGGCGGGTAAAATTGTGTTGGACACGATCAATCCGATGGAGCTGCGCGACGGCGTGTTTCACCTCGTGCCCGTGCCCGCGGGCTCGGCGGGCGAGCGCATCCAACAACTTCTGCCCGAGTCGAAAGTGGTGGGCTGCTTCAAGAACTCGAGCGCGAAGGAATTGATGGACCTCACTTCGACCCTGCACGGAGACATTCTTCTCTGCGGCAACTTTCCAGAAGCCAACGCCTGGGTGGCTGGGCTCGTGCGACGTCTTGCGGAGCTGCGGCCCGTGGATGCGGGCGTGCTCGCCAACGCCCATCACCTGGAAAGCATCACGACGCTGCTCATGAACTTGAACCGGCGCTACAAGGCGCTCACCTCCGTGCAGATTTTGGGCCTGCCCTCCGTCACTTGA
- a CDS encoding hopanoid biosynthesis associated radical SAM protein HpnJ has product MANKKTLFLNPPSFDNFDGGAGSRYQARREVRSFWYPTWLAQAASLLPDSTLIDAPPHGLTVEDVVKRAAGHQLVVIHTSTPSLRSDAKMAAALKEAYPGIEVAFVGAHTMVLPEQTLQQAPAVDFVTLGEFDYVIRDVAEGRPYREVAGVAYRAADGSVVRTGTRPPIHDLDAFPFVVDVYKKHLTIENYYIGYLEHPYVSLYTGRGCRSKCSFCLWPQTIAGHVYRTRSAEHVIAEMAHAQQIFPQVREFFFDDDTFTDDRPRAEEIARGLGKLGITWSCNAKANVPYETLKVLKDNGLRLLLVGFETGNQHILNNIRKGTRIDRAREFMRDCHKLGILVHGTFIIGLPGETEETIARTLEFAKELDPYSLQVSLAAPYPGTELYRQAKEKGWLPPDKEGHLVEDHGIQQAVLNYPELSAEQMEEALEHFYKAFYLRPRPILRIVRDMLKDRRVMVRRLREAREFFSFFATRREPTATA; this is encoded by the coding sequence GTGGCCAACAAGAAGACATTGTTTTTGAACCCCCCGTCGTTCGACAACTTCGACGGTGGGGCGGGGTCGCGATACCAAGCTCGCCGCGAAGTGCGCTCGTTTTGGTATCCAACGTGGCTCGCGCAAGCGGCAAGCTTGCTGCCGGACAGCACGTTGATTGACGCGCCTCCGCATGGGCTCACGGTCGAAGACGTCGTCAAGCGAGCCGCCGGACATCAACTGGTCGTGATTCACACCTCCACGCCCTCGTTGCGATCCGATGCGAAGATGGCCGCAGCTCTAAAGGAGGCCTACCCCGGGATCGAGGTGGCCTTCGTCGGTGCTCACACGATGGTGCTCCCCGAGCAAACCTTGCAGCAAGCGCCGGCGGTGGATTTCGTGACGTTAGGCGAGTTCGATTACGTGATCCGCGATGTGGCCGAGGGGCGCCCGTATCGAGAGGTTGCCGGCGTGGCATATCGGGCGGCGGATGGCTCGGTCGTGCGCACGGGGACGCGTCCGCCCATCCATGACCTCGATGCCTTCCCTTTCGTGGTGGACGTGTACAAAAAGCACCTCACTATCGAGAACTACTACATCGGCTACCTCGAGCACCCTTATGTCTCGCTGTACACCGGCCGCGGCTGCCGCAGTAAATGCAGCTTTTGTCTTTGGCCCCAGACCATTGCGGGCCACGTCTACCGCACCCGCAGCGCCGAGCACGTGATTGCCGAAATGGCGCATGCCCAGCAGATTTTTCCGCAGGTTCGGGAGTTCTTCTTCGACGACGACACCTTTACCGACGATCGCCCGCGCGCGGAGGAAATTGCCCGCGGTTTGGGAAAGCTCGGCATCACTTGGTCGTGCAACGCCAAAGCCAACGTACCGTACGAGACTCTGAAAGTTCTCAAAGACAACGGCTTGCGGCTTTTGCTCGTCGGCTTCGAAACGGGCAACCAACACATCCTCAACAACATCCGCAAGGGCACCCGCATCGACCGCGCACGCGAATTTATGCGCGATTGCCACAAGCTCGGCATTCTGGTGCACGGCACGTTCATCATTGGGTTGCCGGGCGAAACCGAAGAAACCATCGCGCGCACGCTGGAATTCGCAAAAGAGTTGGATCCATACAGCTTGCAGGTTTCGCTGGCAGCACCGTACCCCGGAACGGAATTGTATCGCCAGGCGAAGGAAAAAGGCTGGCTGCCGCCGGACAAGGAGGGACACCTTGTCGAAGACCATGGGATCCAGCAGGCCGTGCTGAATTATCCCGAGCTGTCAGCGGAGCAAATGGAGGAAGCGCTGGAGCACTTTTACAAGGCGTTTTACTTGCGGCCGCGGCCAATTTTGCGCATCGTGCGCGACATGCTCAAAGACCGCCGGGTAATGGTGCGCCGTTTGCGCGAGGCGCGCGAATTTTTCTCCTTTTTTGCCACACGTCGCGAGCCGACGGCCACCGCCTAA
- the hpnK gene encoding hydrolase, with translation MGLARVPRRLIVSADDFGLSPGVNRGIVQAHVNGVLTNASLMVNGAAFEEAVELARAHPRLAVGLHLVLLQGRSTLEPAEIPGLVGESGEFSLRPVVTGLRYFFVRSLYGQIEREVRAQIEKFLATGLRLSHVDGHLNIHMHPTVLEILLRVAPEYGIRALRLPNEPLCISLRASAWQWWRKLAEAITFRALVAHARQRLDQKGLRYADFLFGLHQSGRMTEPYLEAIMRSLPAGVTEVYTHASIVDEEARRWRPAHYRCEEELRALTSPHLRQLIASLGIELTNYARLADAAPDRSP, from the coding sequence ATGGGGCTCGCGCGCGTCCCTCGCCGACTGATCGTTTCCGCCGACGACTTCGGCCTTTCGCCCGGTGTCAACCGCGGCATCGTGCAGGCGCACGTGAACGGCGTGCTCACCAACGCGAGTTTGATGGTCAATGGCGCCGCATTCGAGGAAGCGGTCGAACTGGCGCGGGCACACCCGCGCTTAGCTGTGGGCCTGCACTTGGTGCTGCTGCAAGGGCGCTCGACGCTGGAGCCGGCAGAGATCCCGGGTTTGGTAGGCGAGAGCGGGGAGTTCTCCTTGCGCCCCGTCGTCACCGGCCTGCGCTACTTCTTCGTGCGCTCGCTCTACGGCCAGATCGAGCGCGAAGTCCGCGCCCAAATCGAGAAGTTTCTCGCTACCGGATTGCGGCTGTCGCATGTCGACGGTCACTTGAACATCCACATGCATCCGACCGTGCTGGAAATTCTTTTGCGCGTCGCGCCGGAGTACGGCATTCGCGCGCTCCGCCTGCCCAACGAACCGCTGTGCATCTCGCTGCGGGCGAGCGCGTGGCAGTGGTGGCGCAAGCTGGCGGAAGCCATCACCTTTCGTGCCTTGGTGGCGCATGCTCGCCAGCGGCTCGATCAGAAAGGGCTTCGCTACGCCGATTTTCTCTTCGGCTTGCATCAATCGGGGCGCATGACCGAACCGTACTTGGAGGCGATCATGCGCTCGCTCCCTGCAGGCGTGACCGAAGTCTATACGCACGCTTCGATTGTGGATGAGGAGGCGCGCCGCTGGCGCCCGGCGCACTACCGGTGCGAGGAGGAGCTGCGCGCGCTGACGAGTCCGCACTTGCGCCAATTGATCGCCAGCCTGGGCATCGAACTCACGAATTACGCTCGCTTGGCGGATGCAGCTCCGGATCGGTCGCCGTAG
- the argD gene encoding acetylornithine aminotransferase, translating to MKLSSLPETSKPGELSLPGPRAGALFAEEQRYIAPGIQRIAQLSQLSLSHGEGCRLIDLDGHRYLDFFAGVGVASLGHSHPRFVRQVGEQLSRLVVGSFTTRPRVRLLRLLSRLAPLPQARTQLYSGGAEAVEAAIRLAKSYTKKFEVVGFWGGFHGKTGGVIGLIGDSWKQHWGPLPGGTHLVPYADCYRCPFKAQYPRCGLLCLEFARQSIRSSTAGAVAAIVVEPMQGTAGNVIPPPEFLPGVAEIARECGALLICDEMITGFGRTGKMFGCEHTGTEPDIVTIGKGFGNGFPVTGLLARAELTQAEPFSRPSASSSSYGGNPLAASAALATVETIVEEDLVANAHRVGQVLLCGLQELQEKYEFIGDVRGAGLFIGLDLVKDRQTKEPLPAAVMEQFFLAALRRGLLLMGYFSRIRINPPLVLSEEEAREGVAILDEVCAEVAPRVRDLH from the coding sequence ATGAAATTATCGTCGTTACCCGAGACGTCCAAGCCCGGCGAGCTGTCGCTTCCTGGTCCGCGCGCCGGGGCGTTGTTTGCCGAGGAGCAGCGGTACATTGCCCCGGGCATCCAACGAATCGCTCAGCTTTCGCAATTGTCATTGAGTCACGGCGAGGGCTGCCGGCTCATCGATCTCGATGGCCATCGCTACTTGGACTTCTTTGCCGGCGTGGGCGTGGCCAGCTTGGGGCACAGCCACCCGCGCTTTGTCCGCCAGGTTGGAGAGCAGCTTTCGCGGCTGGTGGTCGGTAGTTTCACCACTCGTCCACGGGTTCGCTTGTTGCGCTTGCTGTCGCGCCTGGCACCTCTGCCGCAAGCCCGCACCCAACTGTACAGCGGGGGTGCCGAAGCCGTCGAGGCAGCGATTCGGCTGGCGAAATCCTACACGAAGAAATTCGAGGTGGTCGGCTTTTGGGGCGGATTTCACGGAAAAACCGGCGGCGTCATCGGTTTGATCGGAGATAGCTGGAAGCAGCACTGGGGACCGCTACCCGGTGGCACCCACTTGGTCCCGTATGCGGATTGCTATCGCTGCCCGTTCAAGGCCCAGTACCCGCGCTGCGGTTTGTTGTGTTTGGAGTTCGCGCGGCAATCCATCCGCAGCAGCACTGCGGGGGCGGTGGCCGCGATTGTAGTGGAGCCCATGCAGGGAACAGCCGGCAATGTCATCCCGCCGCCGGAGTTTCTTCCGGGCGTCGCGGAAATTGCCCGCGAGTGCGGAGCCTTGTTGATTTGCGACGAGATGATCACGGGGTTTGGCCGCACTGGAAAGATGTTCGGTTGCGAGCACACAGGCACCGAGCCGGACATTGTGACCATCGGTAAAGGCTTCGGGAATGGCTTTCCGGTCACGGGCCTTTTGGCCCGCGCGGAGCTGACGCAGGCGGAACCGTTTTCCAGGCCGAGCGCATCGTCTTCGAGTTACGGGGGGAATCCCCTCGCGGCGAGCGCCGCGCTGGCTACGGTGGAAACCATTGTCGAGGAAGATCTCGTTGCAAACGCGCATCGCGTCGGCCAGGTGCTTTTGTGCGGGTTGCAGGAGCTGCAGGAGAAGTACGAGTTCATCGGCGATGTCCGGGGTGCCGGGCTTTTCATCGGCCTCGACCTGGTGAAAGATCGTCAGACCAAGGAACCGCTTCCGGCTGCCGTCATGGAACAGTTTTTCTTGGCGGCACTGCGGCGCGGCCTTTTGCTGATGGGCTACTTTTCTCGGATCCGGATCAATCCGCCGTTGGTGCTGAGCGAAGAGGAAGCCCGGGAAGGGGTTGCGATTCTGGACGAAGTTTGTGCGGAAGTGGCCCCACGGGTACGGGATCTGCATTGA
- a CDS encoding glycerol-3-phosphate dehydrogenase/oxidase, whose protein sequence is MPVLGEWSARTRTHNLARLEREHFDLLVIGGGITGAGVAREAALRGLRVALVERRDFANGTSSRSSKLIHGGLRYLAQGDVGLVREAATERKVLRRLAPHLARPIQMLVPVYSRAGYLTIRAGLFTYDRLAGVSKEERNRMLDRDEALALEPLLKGEKLYGAGLYYEYLTDDARLVLDTLKAASALGALATNYTPVVRLELEDGALCGAWIADIWSGSEVLVRAHVVVNAAGPWVDEVRAMQDRGLEKRRLHLTKGIHLIVPRERLPIARCVVMPAADKRSVFAIPHNDLVYLGTTDTDYFGRYDDPPITVGDAQYLLAAANRALQVEPLQLADVVGAWAGLRPLLHEEGRKPSEISRKDEIMVGPTGLISVAGGKLTTYRKMARRIVRLVTERLKNRDVPLPPAVAASEEAPLSGGDFEGSLDALAQSLQAKWSGVRLEVLQRLVSLYGSNADWIAGSMVADPALAEEAPGGSGLTRAEVLYNVRHEMALTLQDVLERRTRLFLWDRNNGLRSAPAVAEWMAQWLDWPPERKEQELRDYRAHVADVKTFRPSEPDAAGSAAHA, encoded by the coding sequence ATGCCTGTACTCGGAGAATGGTCGGCCCGCACGCGCACGCACAACCTGGCCCGGTTGGAACGGGAACATTTCGATCTCTTGGTCATCGGTGGCGGCATCACGGGTGCGGGCGTGGCCCGCGAAGCGGCGTTACGGGGCTTGCGGGTGGCGCTGGTCGAGAGGCGCGATTTTGCCAACGGCACCAGCAGTCGCTCTTCCAAGCTGATCCACGGCGGTTTGCGCTACTTGGCCCAGGGAGACGTGGGTCTCGTGCGCGAGGCGGCCACGGAGCGTAAAGTTTTGCGCCGCCTGGCCCCACATTTGGCCCGGCCCATCCAAATGCTCGTGCCGGTGTACAGTCGCGCCGGTTACCTCACCATTCGCGCCGGTTTGTTCACGTATGACCGCCTCGCGGGAGTCAGCAAGGAAGAACGCAACCGCATGCTCGACCGTGACGAAGCCTTGGCCCTCGAACCACTATTGAAGGGGGAGAAGCTGTACGGGGCCGGGCTTTACTATGAGTACCTGACCGACGATGCCCGCCTCGTGCTGGACACGCTCAAGGCAGCCTCTGCCTTGGGGGCGCTAGCGACGAACTACACGCCCGTGGTTCGCTTAGAACTGGAAGATGGCGCACTGTGCGGCGCGTGGATCGCGGACATATGGAGTGGAAGCGAGGTGCTGGTGCGCGCTCATGTTGTCGTCAATGCTGCGGGCCCTTGGGTGGACGAGGTGCGCGCCATGCAGGATCGAGGGTTGGAGAAGCGCCGCTTGCACCTCACCAAAGGAATTCACCTCATTGTGCCGCGCGAACGCTTGCCGATCGCGCGGTGCGTCGTCATGCCCGCTGCCGACAAGCGCAGTGTGTTTGCCATCCCGCACAATGATCTGGTGTATTTAGGGACCACCGATACGGACTACTTTGGTCGCTACGACGATCCGCCCATCACCGTAGGAGATGCGCAGTATTTGCTCGCTGCGGCCAACCGTGCATTGCAAGTGGAACCCTTGCAGCTCGCGGACGTGGTCGGCGCGTGGGCGGGGCTGCGCCCGCTCTTGCACGAAGAAGGGCGGAAACCGAGCGAGATTTCCCGCAAGGACGAAATTATGGTTGGCCCCACTGGGCTGATTTCCGTGGCTGGTGGGAAACTGACGACCTACCGCAAAATGGCGCGAAGAATTGTCCGCCTGGTCACCGAACGACTGAAAAACCGCGATGTGCCGCTGCCCCCGGCAGTGGCCGCCAGCGAGGAGGCGCCGTTGAGCGGTGGCGACTTCGAAGGCAGCCTGGATGCACTGGCCCAGTCACTGCAAGCAAAATGGAGCGGCGTGCGCCTCGAGGTTTTGCAACGGCTCGTTTCGCTGTACGGCAGCAACGCGGACTGGATTGCGGGATCTATGGTGGCCGACCCGGCGCTGGCCGAGGAAGCCCCGGGCGGCAGCGGACTCACGCGTGCGGAAGTTCTATACAACGTGCGGCACGAAATGGCGCTGACGCTGCAAGACGTGTTGGAGCGCCGCACGCGCTTGTTTTTGTGGGACCGCAACAATGGCTTGCGCTCGGCACCCGCCGTGGCCGAGTGGATGGCGCAGTGGCTGGACTGGCCGCCGGAGCGCAAGGAGCAGGAATTGCGAGATTACCGTGCTCACGTTGCGGACGTCAAAACGTTCCGCCCGAGCGAGCCCGACGCCGCAGGAAGCGCAGCCCATGCTTGA